A window from Haloarchaeobius amylolyticus encodes these proteins:
- a CDS encoding YeiH family protein, producing the protein MTERSEAGPADSPTLVASLWSYLPGVAALICIGLVARLLSQVVPYVNALIAAVAIGILLGNLVGVPDRLSPGTETHKLWLEAGIVLMGARISLETLLEAGAELALVVAFGVLGTILLVELLAVSVFDVPQKLGSLLAAGAGICGVSAVVGVAGSIRANEEQIAYAAGTILLFDVVTLFVYPAVGEWLGLADRVFGVWAGLTMFSTGPVTAAGFAVSETAGQWATVTKLTRNLLLGGLVAAYSIRYAGRGEAGESAVSAATLWSSFPKFVIGFFAVMVLTSTALVSSADTTQLTHAYRWLFLFAFAGLGLSVDVGDLRETGVRPVALVLTTLVLVSVASLFVIQAVLGG; encoded by the coding sequence GTGACAGAACGCAGTGAGGCTGGCCCGGCCGATTCTCCCACTCTCGTGGCGAGCCTGTGGTCGTACCTCCCCGGTGTCGCTGCACTCATCTGTATCGGCCTCGTCGCCCGGCTTCTGAGTCAGGTCGTCCCGTACGTCAACGCCCTCATCGCGGCGGTCGCGATCGGAATACTGCTCGGGAACCTCGTCGGTGTCCCCGACCGGCTCTCACCCGGTACCGAGACGCACAAGCTCTGGCTCGAGGCAGGTATCGTCCTGATGGGTGCACGCATCTCCCTCGAGACGCTACTCGAGGCTGGGGCGGAACTGGCCCTCGTGGTCGCATTCGGGGTCCTCGGGACCATCCTGCTCGTCGAACTCCTCGCGGTGTCCGTCTTCGATGTCCCCCAGAAACTCGGCTCGCTACTGGCCGCCGGTGCAGGAATCTGTGGCGTCTCGGCGGTCGTCGGCGTCGCTGGCAGCATCCGCGCGAACGAAGAGCAGATCGCCTACGCAGCCGGTACCATCCTCCTGTTCGACGTCGTCACCCTGTTCGTCTACCCGGCGGTCGGCGAGTGGCTCGGTCTCGCGGACCGCGTCTTCGGCGTCTGGGCAGGGCTGACGATGTTCAGCACGGGACCCGTCACGGCCGCCGGCTTCGCCGTCTCGGAGACCGCCGGGCAGTGGGCCACCGTCACGAAACTCACACGGAACTTGCTGCTCGGCGGCCTCGTCGCCGCCTACTCGATCCGGTACGCAGGTCGGGGTGAAGCCGGCGAGTCGGCTGTCTCCGCAGCCACGCTCTGGTCGTCTTTCCCGAAGTTCGTCATCGGCTTCTTCGCCGTCATGGTGCTCACCTCGACCGCGCTCGTCTCGTCCGCCGATACGACCCAGCTGACCCACGCCTACCGCTGGCTGTTCCTGTTCGCGTTCGCCGGTCTGGGCCTGAGCGTCGACGTGGGGGACCTCCGAGAGACGGGGGTCCGACCCGTCGCGCTGGTGCTCACCACACTGGTGCTCGTCAGCGTCGCCTCGCTGTTCGTGATACAGGCGGTGCTGGGTGGGTAA
- a CDS encoding helix-turn-helix domain-containing protein, producing MYEAVFRIVGGGAYEVATDGTDTSIEVWCNDHCDLLHVSGSGGDRVLDEVEQTVGIRERLSQGNEQVLITADCLTAHMENNVETYLASHGCLLVPPLKYVDGAKHVRALALDADSLSAVYHDLTEECTVSVESKREIRSVTPDAPLLTVDAVLPELSSRQREAFLTAHERGYYELPRETTTEEIAAVIGVKRRTVEDHLRRAEKKIADSLVEYL from the coding sequence ATGTACGAGGCCGTGTTCCGCATCGTGGGTGGCGGGGCGTACGAGGTCGCGACCGATGGGACCGACACCTCCATCGAGGTGTGGTGTAACGACCACTGCGACCTGTTGCACGTCAGTGGTTCGGGCGGCGACCGCGTGCTCGACGAGGTGGAACAGACGGTCGGTATCAGGGAGCGCCTCTCACAGGGGAACGAACAGGTTCTCATCACCGCCGACTGCCTGACCGCCCACATGGAGAACAACGTCGAGACCTACCTCGCCAGCCACGGTTGTCTCCTCGTGCCGCCGCTGAAGTACGTCGATGGCGCGAAACACGTCCGGGCACTCGCCCTGGATGCGGACTCGCTGTCGGCCGTGTATCACGACCTCACCGAGGAGTGCACCGTGTCGGTGGAGTCGAAGCGTGAGATACGGTCGGTGACGCCCGACGCGCCACTGCTCACGGTCGACGCCGTGTTACCGGAGCTGTCCTCACGCCAGCGCGAGGCCTTCCTGACCGCCCACGAACGCGGCTACTACGAACTTCCGCGGGAGACGACGACCGAGGAGATCGCCGCGGTCATCGGTGTCAAGCGCCGGACCGTCGAGGACCACCTGCGCCGTGCCGAGAAGAAGATCGCCGATTCGCTGGTCGAGTACCTGTAG
- a CDS encoding ArsR/SmtB family transcription factor produces MSGLIDRIQDRTATADERMRVLGMAEADTDEVLDALSSETGRTTFRTLFDEPGTASELADRLDTSVQNVHYHLTNLQDADLVEPIDTIYSEKGNEMTVYGPANDPLVFVGDDDRRSVVETSLTQVVGGLGLLAAGSLLVQWGAERLVREGTAGGATGGPAGPAGEAAPSLFADGSLGYLVFEVFEPGLLFFASCLIVAAVVAVGFRDS; encoded by the coding sequence ATGTCTGGCCTCATCGACCGCATCCAGGACCGAACGGCGACGGCTGACGAGCGGATGCGCGTGCTCGGGATGGCCGAGGCCGACACGGACGAGGTGCTCGACGCGCTCTCCTCGGAGACCGGGCGGACAACCTTCCGGACGCTGTTCGACGAGCCCGGGACCGCCTCCGAGCTGGCCGACCGGCTCGACACCTCCGTCCAGAACGTCCACTACCACCTGACGAACCTGCAGGACGCCGACCTCGTCGAGCCCATCGACACAATCTACTCGGAGAAGGGGAACGAGATGACGGTCTACGGCCCGGCGAACGACCCCCTCGTGTTCGTGGGGGACGACGACCGCCGGTCGGTCGTGGAGACCTCGCTGACGCAGGTCGTCGGCGGCCTCGGGCTCCTCGCGGCCGGGAGTCTGCTCGTCCAGTGGGGCGCCGAGCGACTGGTCCGCGAAGGGACGGCGGGTGGGGCCACTGGCGGCCCGGCCGGCCCTGCCGGGGAAGCGGCTCCGTCACTGTTCGCCGACGGGTCGCTCGGCTACCTCGTCTTCGAGGTGTTCGAGCCGGGGTTGCTCTTCTTCGCGTCGTGTCTCATCGTGG
- a CDS encoding YjiH family protein yields MSTETGGTYTVDTEPSARNIEDVNLQEFAMRPVAKFVVAFLIGGVFFLLPVPYQGEITVPFDIAVSTITETFPDAVGVYSLAIIVAGGVLTTLAMVGDGEFRDFDLSSFETSGVFWLLRVSGLVLAPVMFFKLGPGWLHTPGTGGLMWGTLVYSVGIIIPIGAIFITIFVELGGLEFVGTLARPVMKPLFKVPGRAALDSLASWVGSYSVGLYVTRNVFEQGGYHKRDVFTIATCFSTVSVGFVGVVAATLDMLPLFPLIFAAYFFCVTVTAIILVRIPPISTTDPEYIAEPDPELAFSGSPGDYVKLAISEAVGKAEEGESFVQAAKRGFVDGLQLTSLILGTILAVGLAATLLSANTPVFDILGKPLTPVVAALGIPNAETVAPATIVGITEMYVPVLLVTGVAVKAKFFVAVLAVSQLIFFSSVGPMIMDMFSDVPIRFRDLLALFVLRTVILLPLIAGITHLVAALGLL; encoded by the coding sequence ATGTCTACCGAAACAGGTGGCACGTACACGGTCGACACGGAACCGTCCGCACGGAACATCGAGGACGTGAACCTACAGGAGTTCGCGATGCGGCCGGTCGCGAAGTTCGTCGTGGCGTTCCTCATCGGCGGGGTGTTCTTCCTCCTGCCGGTGCCGTACCAGGGCGAGATAACCGTCCCCTTCGACATCGCGGTCAGCACCATCACGGAGACCTTCCCGGACGCGGTCGGCGTCTACTCGCTGGCCATCATCGTCGCCGGGGGCGTGCTGACCACGCTCGCGATGGTGGGTGACGGCGAGTTCCGCGACTTCGACCTCTCGTCCTTCGAGACCTCGGGCGTGTTCTGGTTGCTCCGCGTGTCCGGTCTCGTCCTCGCCCCGGTCATGTTCTTCAAGCTCGGTCCCGGCTGGCTGCACACGCCCGGGACCGGTGGGCTCATGTGGGGGACGCTGGTGTACAGCGTCGGTATCATCATCCCTATCGGCGCAATCTTCATCACCATCTTCGTCGAACTGGGCGGGCTGGAGTTCGTCGGCACCCTCGCGCGTCCCGTGATGAAGCCGTTGTTCAAGGTGCCCGGGCGCGCCGCGCTGGACAGCCTCGCCTCGTGGGTCGGCTCCTACAGCGTCGGCCTCTACGTCACCCGGAACGTCTTCGAGCAGGGCGGCTACCACAAGCGCGACGTGTTCACCATCGCGACCTGCTTCTCGACGGTGTCCGTCGGCTTCGTCGGTGTGGTCGCGGCGACGCTGGACATGCTCCCCCTGTTCCCCCTCATCTTCGCGGCGTACTTCTTCTGTGTCACCGTCACCGCGATAATCCTCGTGCGGATTCCCCCCATCTCGACCACGGACCCGGAGTACATCGCGGAGCCGGACCCGGAACTCGCGTTCTCTGGGTCGCCCGGTGACTACGTCAAGCTCGCCATCAGCGAGGCCGTCGGCAAGGCCGAGGAGGGCGAGTCGTTCGTGCAGGCTGCAAAGCGCGGGTTCGTCGATGGCCTGCAGCTGACGAGTCTCATCCTGGGGACCATCCTCGCGGTCGGGCTGGCCGCGACGCTCCTGTCCGCGAACACGCCAGTCTTCGACATCCTCGGGAAGCCCCTCACGCCGGTCGTCGCCGCACTCGGCATCCCGAACGCCGAGACAGTCGCGCCCGCGACCATCGTCGGCATCACCGAGATGTACGTCCCGGTCCTGCTGGTGACGGGCGTGGCGGTGAAGGCGAAGTTCTTCGTCGCCGTCCTCGCGGTCTCCCAGCTCATCTTCTTCTCCAGCGTCGGCCCGATGATCATGGACATGTTCAGCGACGTGCCCATCCGCTTCCGGGACCTGCTGGCGCTGTTCGTCCTCCGGACGGTCATCCTGCTCCCGCTCATCGCGGGCATCACCCATCTGGTCGCCGCGCTGGGGCTGCTGTAG
- a CDS encoding S8 family serine peptidase encodes MTGDDHPHGRFGGWPTDRGTARLVAVVCLVGLLVGGVGLFATSFPTDGTGSAGSASAIDPSANLSDLHDRSITGENVTVGVVDVTGFDTDHPAIADRVVAARSFAAGETVANDGQNAHGTAAASLVSRVAPDADLYLASFDTGQDYRRAMAWMVEQDVDVVVAPVTFYGKPDDGSARVDRVAHKAQSQGTLVVASAGNLGQSHWTGHFDPADGAHRFDQRLADEDAETEDRFEADTRNYLVGDGRREVSVWLSWEQARPDANLTLELYAEEQGGSRLVARSQPYRADDVPNERIHATLDPDESYYVTVTGGETATGVRFSLSSPTHSFEHRVRSGSIAAPATAEDVLAVGAYNGRTGRAEPFSGAGPVPPSRLGIDLVAPDRLSAANHPNGFVGSSAAAPYVAGVAALVLEVNPDASPATVQRLLLATASDVPPQGLDPVSGHGTVEPARAVAAAQNGTTQNRVLVMPSFSSAAIETPDTEHVWPHRPHPGPNGDG; translated from the coding sequence ATGACAGGCGACGACCACCCCCACGGCCGGTTCGGGGGCTGGCCGACGGACCGCGGGACGGCCCGGCTGGTAGCCGTGGTCTGCCTCGTCGGCCTGCTGGTGGGCGGGGTCGGCCTGTTCGCGACCAGTTTCCCGACCGATGGCACGGGGAGCGCCGGGTCTGCCTCGGCCATCGACCCATCGGCGAACCTCTCGGACCTGCACGACCGGAGCATCACCGGGGAGAACGTCACGGTGGGCGTCGTCGACGTGACCGGCTTCGACACCGACCACCCGGCCATCGCGGACCGCGTCGTGGCGGCGCGCTCGTTCGCGGCGGGCGAGACCGTGGCGAACGACGGCCAGAACGCCCACGGGACGGCGGCCGCCTCGCTCGTCTCCCGGGTCGCGCCGGACGCCGACCTCTACCTCGCGTCGTTCGATACGGGGCAGGACTACCGTCGCGCGATGGCATGGATGGTCGAGCAGGACGTCGACGTGGTCGTCGCCCCCGTGACCTTCTACGGGAAGCCCGACGACGGCTCCGCCCGGGTCGACCGCGTCGCACACAAGGCGCAGTCACAGGGGACCCTCGTGGTGGCCTCCGCGGGCAACCTCGGGCAGAGCCACTGGACCGGACACTTCGACCCCGCCGACGGTGCCCACCGCTTCGACCAGCGACTCGCGGACGAGGACGCAGAGACCGAGGACCGCTTCGAGGCCGACACGCGGAACTACCTCGTCGGTGACGGCCGGCGGGAGGTCTCGGTCTGGCTCTCGTGGGAGCAGGCGCGACCCGACGCGAACCTCACCCTCGAACTCTACGCCGAGGAACAGGGTGGCTCACGCCTGGTCGCGCGCTCGCAGCCCTACCGGGCGGACGACGTGCCCAACGAGCGCATCCACGCGACGCTCGACCCCGACGAGTCCTACTACGTCACCGTCACCGGCGGCGAAACCGCGACCGGCGTCCGGTTCTCGCTCTCCTCGCCGACGCACTCGTTCGAGCACCGCGTCAGGTCCGGGAGCATCGCCGCACCCGCGACCGCGGAGGACGTGCTCGCCGTCGGCGCCTACAACGGTCGGACCGGACGGGCAGAACCGTTCAGCGGTGCCGGGCCGGTGCCCCCGTCTCGCCTCGGCATCGACCTCGTGGCGCCGGACCGGCTGTCGGCCGCGAACCACCCGAACGGCTTCGTCGGGTCGTCGGCGGCCGCCCCGTACGTCGCCGGGGTGGCCGCCCTCGTGCTGGAGGTAAATCCCGACGCGTCCCCGGCCACGGTCCAGCGCCTGCTACTCGCGACCGCGAGCGACGTCCCACCACAGGGACTCGACCCCGTGTCCGGCCACGGGACGGTCGAACCGGCGCGAGCGGTCGCAGCAGCCCAGAACGGGACCACTCAAAACCGGGTTTTAGTAATGCCGAGTTTTAGTAGTGCAGCGATAGAAACTCCCGATACCGAACATGTCTGGCCTCATCGACCGCATCCAGGACCGAACGGCGACGGCTGA